From a single Miscanthus floridulus cultivar M001 chromosome 8, ASM1932011v1, whole genome shotgun sequence genomic region:
- the LOC136477766 gene encoding receptor kinase-like protein Xa21, which yields MKFNMFMQMLVLLLLFCCVCNIGCSTVPDNSTDVVALLEFKQAITSHPAEALSNWNRSTNICQWQGVTCNPKNHGRVTVLNLAGLGLSGAIAPSIGNLTFLRTLNLSTNLFSGQIPPLGNLHKLQILDLSTNSLEGNIPDTITNCSSLKIIWLFANSLAGIIPPKIGHLSNLENFDLNVNKLTGIIPSSIQNITGFTILKLGTNQLSGIIPDRFGGRNLKFLDLGSNLLDGVIPDALTNCSNLILLRLSRNNLRGIIPPGIGSLTKVRQLDFHRNGLSGGIPVGLGNITNLFGIDLSENQLNGPIPGNFWHLPNIQQLKVSENNLSGRIPQNLSNLPYLQELSLAYNKIGNTLPSNIGDALPSINSIYLSWNMFEGPIPASLGNASGLTVLDLSNNKFTGQIPSIFGKLSELSILDLENNTLEASDKSSWEFFQGLTNCRSLQILSMSNNHLQGFIPNSVANLSTSLTELAMGGNYLSGIVPSGIGNLSSLGQLALDTNNLTGTIEEWIGKLTKLQSLSLQGNSFTGTIPPSIINLAQLTVLSLAQNKFTDPIPPSLGNQLQQLSNMNLSYNNFRGIIPDEFGNLQQLVELDLSSNKLSGEIPETLGQCQQLVTIQMGQNILTGNIPTTFSKLYGLSILNVSHNNLSGPLPAFLDNLKLLELDLSYNSFQGEIPRNSVFDNATVVSLEGNPGLCGGAMDLKMPSCGGASRKTRTVNYLIKILIPIFGFLSLVLLVYFLLVGKKTSRRAYQSQHSFGEHFEKVTYNDLAKATRDFSEVNLIGRGSYGFVYRGKLKESKMEVAVKVFNVQMPGAERSFLSECQALRSIQHRNLLPILTACSTVDNVGSVFKALIYEFMPNGSLDTWLHCKGEKEGIKFLSLTQRIGIVVNVADALDYLHHDCGRPTVHCDLKPSNILLDDDMNALLGDFGIARLYVDPQSAWAGSISSIGLKGTIGYIPPEYGGGGHASTSGDVYTFGIVLLEILTSKRPTDPMFTDGLDIISFVENSFPDQIFQVIDANLVEECKKLTQEKKVPETEIYRCLVDLLQVALSCTRLLSSERSNMKQVASKMHSIKTSQLGWKHK from the exons ATGAAATTCAACATGTTTATGCAAATGTtggtactgctgctgctgttttgCTGTGTTTGTAACATCGGTTGCTCTACGGTCCCCGATAACAGCACGGATGTGGTCGCGCTGCTCGAGTTCAAGCAGGCCATCACCAGCCATCCAGCGGAAGCCTTGAGTAATTGGAACAGAAGCACCAATATCTGTCAGTGGCAGGGAGTTACATGCAACCCAAAGAACCATGGCCGAGTAACAGTGCTCAACCTTGCTGGCCTAGGCTTGTCTGGGGCCATCGCCCCCTCTATTGGAAACCTAACTTTCCTTCGTACCCTCAACTTGTCCACAAATCTATTCTCTGGTCAGATACCACCTTTGGGCAATCTCCACAAACTCCAAATCCTTGATCTGAGCACAAACTCATTGGAGGGTAATATTCCAGATACAATTACAAACTGTTCCAGCCTAAAGATAATATGGCTTTTTGCAAACTCCCTTGCTGGTATAATTCCTCCAAAAATTGGCCACCTCTCCAATCTTGAAAATTTTGACCTTAACGTGAATAAACTCACTGGGATCATCCCGTCATCAATCCAAAACATCACCGGCTTCACTATACTGAAATTGGGCACAAATCAACTTAGCGGAATCATACCTGATAGGTTTGGAGGACGAAACCTGAAGTTCCTTGATCTGGGAAGCAACCTATTGGACGGTGTTATTCCTGACGCACTTACAAACTGTTCCAACCTGATCCTCCTTCGTCTCTCTAGAAACAACCTTAGAGGTATTATTCCTCCTGGGATAGGTTCTCTTACCAAAGTCCGACAACTTGACTTTCACAGAAATGGACTCTCTGGGGGCATTCCAGTAGGCCTCGGTAACATCACCAACTTATTTGGAATTGATTTATCAGAAAATCAGCTGAACGGGCCAATTCCCGGCAACTTTTGGCATTTGCCAAACATACAGCAGTTGAAAGTAAGCGAAAATAATCTATCAGGGAGGATCCCACAAAATCTCTCTAATTTACCATATCTTCAGGAATTATCATTGGCGTACAATAAGATAGGCAACACATTGCCCTCTAACATTGGCGATGCCCTCCCTAGTATCAACAGTATATATTTGTCATGGAATATGTTTGAGGGTCCCATTCCAGCTTCCCTAGGAAATGCTTCAGGGTTAACAGTACTGGATCTGTCCAATAataagttcactggccaaatcCCAAGCATATTCGGGAAACTTTCAGAGCTGTCTATTCTTGACCTTGAGAATAACACGCTTGAAGCAAGTGACAAATCTAGTTGGGAATTCTTCCAGGGCCTGACAAATTGTAGATCTCTACAAATACTTTCAATGTCTAATAACCATCTGCAGGGGTTCATACCAAATTCGGTCGCTAACCTGTCCACAAGTCTCACAGAACTTGCAATGGGTGGAAACTACCTATCAGGAATAGTCCCCTCAGGCATTGGAAATCTGAGTAGCTTAGGTCAACTCGCACTTGATACTAACAATCTTACTGGTACAATAGAGGAATGGATAGGAAAGCTGACAAAGCTACAGAGTTTATCTCTCCAGGGGAACAGTTTCACAGGGACAATCCCTCCCTCCATAATCAATCTTGCGCAATTGACAGTTCTGTCACTTGCACAAAATAAATTTACCGATCCCATACCTCCTAGCTTGGGAAACCAACTTCAGCAGCTGTCAAACATGAACCTTAGCTATAACAATTTCCGAGGGATCATACCTGATGAGTTTGGTAACCTTCAACAACTCGTCGAACTAGATCTTTCATCAAACAAACTCAGTGGAGAAATACCTGAAACTTTGGGCCAATGCCAACAGCTAGTTACCATTCAAATGGGTCAAAATATTCTAACTGGAAACATCCCAACCACCTTCAGTAAACTATATGGCTTGAGCATCCTTAATGTTTCCCATAACAATTTGTCTGGACCCTTGCCAGCTTTCCTAGACAATCTAAAGCTTCTCGAACTAGACCTATCTTACAATAGTTTCCAGGGAGAAATACCAAGAAATAGTGTATTTGATAATGCTACAGTTGTTTCACTCGAAGGCAATCCAGGGTTGTGTGGAGGAGCCATGGATTTGAAAATGCCTTCATGCGGTGGTGCTTCTAGAAAAACAAGAACCGTAAACTATCTGATCAAAATATTAATACCAATATTTGGGTTCCTGTCACTTGTATTACTAGTATACTTTTTACTAGTTGGGAAGAAGACTTCAAGAAGAGCATATCAATCACAGCATTCTTTCGGTGAGCATTTTGAGAAAGTTACATACAACGACTTAGCCAAAGCGACAAGGGACTTCTCAGAAGTCAATTTGATCGGGAGAGGAAGCTACGGTTTTGTGTACAGAGGGAAATTGAAGGAAAGCAAAATGGAAGTGGCTGTGAAGGTATTCAACGTTCAGATGCCAGGAGCAGAGAGAAGCTTCTTGtcagagtgtcaagcattgagaAGCATTCAGCATCGGAATCTTCTCCCCATCTTAACTGCTTGCTCAACTGTTGATAATGTAGGCAGTGTATTCAAGGCTTTAATTTATGAGTTCATGCCTAATGGGAGCCTGGATACATGGTTGCACTGCAAAGGGGAAAAGGAAGGTATAAAATTTCTAAGCTTGACTCAAAGGATTGGCATAGTTGTCAATGTAGCTGACGCATTGGATTATTTACACCACGACTGTGGAAGGCCGACCGTTCATTGTGACTTGAAGCCCAGTAATATCCTTCTGGATGACGATATGAATGCTCTATTGGGAGATTTTGGCATTGCACGTCTGTATGTTGATCCTCAGTCAGCATGGGCTGGTTCAATTAGTTCGATTGGTCTCAAAGGGACAATTGGATATATCCCTCCAG AGTACGGGGGAGGTGGCCATGCGTCAACGTCAGGGGATGTGTACACTTTTGGGATAGTGCTATTGGAGATTTTGACAAGCAAAAGGCCGACAGATCCTATGTTCACCGACGGATTAGACATCATCAGCTTCGTGGAAAACAGCTTTCCGGATCAAATATTTCAAGTTATTGATGCCAATCTCGTGGAAGAATGCAAGAAGTTGACTCAAGAAAAGAAGGTGCCAGAAACCGAGATCTACCGATGCTTGGTGGATCTGCTGCAAGTAGCCCTTTCTTGCACGCGCTTGTTATCATCTGAaaggtccaacatgaagcaggtaGCCAGTAAAATGCATTCCATCAAGACATCGCAGCTTGGATGGAAACATAAGTAG